In Pseudomonas fluorescens, the following are encoded in one genomic region:
- a CDS encoding CatB-related O-acetyltransferase, with protein sequence MKKIISYLRNSYWKRWIRKHKCKVAGGLLSLHKRTTLTIEEGVTLGHVVIESKKLEIGAHTYIRSDCFLSAVSSIGRFCSISSSCFIGQQKSSHPLDWLSSHPFQYTDTALVYDPEVADITIGHDVWIGHSAMILEGVTIGTGAVIATRALVAHDVPPYAIVAGTPAKVVKYRHTPELIEALIDSKWWDVDVEVLKTLPLNDPQATLALLATQQKDNRADYQQIEITRKGCSVSS encoded by the coding sequence ATGAAAAAAATAATCAGTTATTTGCGAAATAGTTACTGGAAAAGATGGATTCGCAAACACAAATGCAAAGTGGCGGGCGGTTTATTGTCACTGCACAAAAGAACGACACTGACCATTGAAGAAGGCGTGACGCTTGGGCATGTGGTCATAGAGTCAAAAAAGCTGGAAATCGGTGCCCATACCTATATCCGCAGTGACTGCTTCCTTTCGGCGGTCTCCTCCATTGGCAGGTTTTGCTCCATCAGTAGCAGCTGTTTTATCGGCCAACAAAAGAGCTCCCATCCGTTGGACTGGCTCAGTTCACATCCCTTTCAATATACCGACACCGCGCTGGTTTACGACCCGGAGGTTGCGGACATCACGATTGGGCATGACGTCTGGATCGGCCATAGCGCGATGATCCTGGAAGGCGTGACCATTGGCACCGGCGCAGTCATCGCAACCCGCGCCCTGGTTGCCCATGACGTGCCACCGTACGCCATTGTTGCCGGCACCCCGGCAAAAGTCGTCAAGTATCGGCACACACCCGAGTTGATTGAGGCGCTGATCGACAGCAAGTGGTGGGATGTCGATGTCGAGGTACTCAAGACATTACCGCTCAATGATCCGCAAGCCACTTTGGCTCTGTTGGCCACCCAGCAGAAAGATAACCGTGCCGACTACCAACAGATCGAAATAACCCGCAAAGGGTGCAGTGTTTCGTCCTGA
- a CDS encoding tyrosine-protein phosphatase, with translation MFQRLVCSLSVLSLSISAAQAAETVPLNTPRLKSIDNLRDVAGLTTAYTTANDGTMRGGVFYRSNALTPSAADLATLNGLGIKAVYDLRTPSEIAATPDTMPTGATYTNIDIIGGSTSGANITNIAFHSAAEATAMMQDTNRDFVRNAGMRSEFNQLFNELATVDGAALFHCTAGKDRTGWTAAVLQSIAGVDDATIMSNYLATNDYTAARIKATMAALPPSLATIYGPLIGVEASYLQAGLDQVTAQYGTMDNYLKQGLGLSQETIYVLRGKMVFYNSLPGAADLAGNAAAGAQLLQQLQNSNLSGTYSAYNYYLQSAIDARSLGGVESTVGGQVHADAASYLLRQGAMIEQAAAPFTSGIDLKAGQYRLWSTALAGYLGTDGSSQASSSNEHSQGMMIGLTQRFSEQLSAHAGFGYSSGNVGGAGGEADTDLTFFSVGARFAPNGLERGLFVDADASAGYLDYESKRELGGGLGTAKGDSHGNLTGATLALGYRVPVNGVTLEPSLGVRISHVNLSGFQEKGSELALDVDGIHQTRKSAVANLNASFAPVGLGAWQVVPGVQVGYEHVLGDPEVDSEGQLLGLDIEQQAAFDNRDQFTAGVNVMANLGPWSVGAEIGASGGGDSHGFNGGLKASYLF, from the coding sequence GTGTTCCAACGACTTGTGTGTTCGCTGTCTGTTTTGAGCCTGTCTATCTCTGCCGCCCAGGCCGCCGAGACTGTCCCCCTCAACACCCCACGCCTGAAGAGCATCGATAACTTGCGTGATGTCGCCGGTCTCACCACCGCGTATACCACGGCCAACGACGGCACCATGCGTGGCGGGGTGTTTTACCGCTCCAACGCGCTGACGCCGTCGGCGGCGGATCTGGCGACCCTCAACGGCCTGGGCATCAAGGCGGTCTACGACCTGCGCACGCCCAGCGAGATCGCCGCCACGCCCGACACGATGCCCACGGGTGCGACGTACACCAACATCGACATCATCGGCGGTTCCACGTCTGGCGCGAACATCACCAACATCGCGTTCCACAGTGCCGCCGAAGCCACTGCCATGATGCAGGACACCAACCGTGATTTCGTCCGGAACGCGGGGATGCGCAGCGAGTTCAACCAGCTGTTCAATGAGTTGGCCACGGTCGACGGCGCCGCGCTGTTCCATTGCACCGCCGGCAAGGACCGCACGGGCTGGACCGCCGCTGTGCTGCAAAGCATCGCCGGGGTCGACGATGCCACCATCATGAGCAACTACCTGGCGACCAACGACTACACCGCCGCGCGCATCAAGGCGACCATGGCGGCCTTGCCACCGAGCCTGGCGACCATCTATGGGCCGCTGATCGGTGTGGAGGCCAGTTACCTGCAAGCCGGCCTGGACCAGGTGACCGCGCAGTACGGCACGATGGACAACTACCTCAAGCAAGGCCTCGGCCTGTCCCAGGAAACCATCTACGTGCTGCGCGGCAAGATGGTGTTCTACAACAGCCTGCCTGGCGCTGCGGACCTGGCGGGCAACGCCGCGGCCGGCGCGCAGTTGCTGCAGCAACTGCAGAACAGCAACCTGTCGGGCACCTACAGCGCCTATAACTACTACCTGCAGTCGGCCATCGATGCCCGCAGCCTCGGGGGCGTGGAGTCCACCGTCGGCGGTCAGGTGCATGCCGACGCTGCGAGCTACCTGCTGCGCCAGGGCGCGATGATCGAGCAGGCCGCCGCGCCGTTCACCAGCGGCATCGACCTCAAGGCCGGGCAATATCGCCTGTGGAGCACCGCCCTGGCGGGGTATCTGGGCACCGACGGTTCGTCCCAGGCCTCCAGCAGCAACGAGCATAGCCAGGGCATGATGATTGGCCTGACCCAGCGCTTTTCCGAACAGCTCAGCGCCCATGCCGGTTTCGGCTACAGCAGCGGCAATGTCGGTGGCGCAGGTGGCGAGGCCGATACCGACCTGACCTTCTTCAGCGTCGGCGCACGCTTCGCACCGAACGGTCTGGAGCGCGGCCTGTTTGTGGATGCCGATGCCAGCGCCGGCTATCTCGATTACGAGAGCAAGCGCGAACTCGGCGGCGGTCTGGGCACGGCCAAGGGCGACAGCCATGGCAACCTCACCGGCGCGACCCTGGCGCTCGGTTACCGTGTGCCGGTGAACGGCGTGACCCTCGAGCCGAGCCTCGGCGTGCGGATCAGCCACGTCAACCTGTCGGGCTTCCAGGAAAAAGGCAGCGAACTGGCCCTGGACGTCGACGGCATCCACCAGACCCGCAAGAGCGCGGTGGCCAACCTCAACGCATCCTTTGCACCTGTCGGCCTGGGCGCCTGGCAAGTGGTGCCGGGCGTGCAAGTGGGCTACGAGCATGTGTTGGGCGACCCTGAAGTCGACAGCGAAGGGCAGCTGCTGGGCCTGGATATCGAACAGCAAGCCGCCTTCGACAACCGTGACCAGTTCACCGCTGGCGTCAACGTCATGGCCAACCTTGGTCCGTGGAGCGTGGGGGCAGAAATCGGCGCCAGCGGTGGCGGCGACAGCCATGGCTTCAATGGTGGGCTGAAGGCCAGTTATCTGTTCTGA
- a CDS encoding SulP family inorganic anion transporter: protein MNQQGSHPQERIPGTPQRGTLRSLLIPEWLGSYRPDWLRSDVVAGLTAAAVVIPKALAYATIAGLPVQVGLYTVLVPMVIYAVLGTSRPLSVSTTTTLAILAGSALGQLSPDGDAATLLAGSATLALMVGAILIVAGLLRLGFVANFISEPVLVGFKAGIGVVIVLDQLPKLLGTHIDKGGFLHNLVATVQSVGHASLPTVAVGVFMVLLLVGMKRFTPRLPAPLIAVALGIIGMNLFGLERFGVSAVGVVPIGLPTPTLPVWSMVETLWSSAMGIALMSFTETIAAGRAFARSDEPAPQPNRELLATGVANIGGAFLGAMVAGGGTTQTAVNRLAGARSQLAALVTAALALGTCLLLAPLIGLMPNATLAAVVIVYSVGLIEPAEFREILSVRRTEFAWAVVAMIGVILLGTLQGIVVAIIVSLLALAYQVSDPPVHVLGRKPGTNVYRPQATDHADDEHFDGLLLLRPEGRVFFANAERIADKIRPLIDEANPKVVVLDLRSVFDLEYTALKMLTGAEQQLQEKGISLWLVGMSPSVWEMVIKAPLGHRLGEARMFLNLELAVEHYQRSRR from the coding sequence ATGAATCAACAAGGCAGCCATCCGCAGGAGCGGATTCCAGGCACTCCACAGCGGGGAACCTTGCGCAGCCTGTTGATCCCGGAATGGCTCGGCAGCTACCGGCCAGACTGGCTGCGCAGCGATGTGGTCGCCGGGCTGACGGCAGCGGCCGTGGTCATTCCCAAGGCGCTGGCGTACGCCACCATTGCCGGCCTGCCGGTGCAGGTCGGGCTGTACACGGTGCTGGTGCCGATGGTGATCTATGCCGTGCTCGGCACATCGCGCCCGCTTAGCGTCAGCACCACGACCACCCTGGCCATTCTTGCCGGCTCCGCGTTGGGCCAGCTCAGCCCCGATGGCGATGCGGCGACCTTGCTCGCCGGTTCCGCCACGCTGGCCCTGATGGTGGGCGCGATCCTGATTGTCGCGGGGCTGCTGCGCCTGGGTTTCGTCGCCAATTTCATTTCCGAACCGGTGTTGGTGGGTTTCAAGGCCGGCATCGGCGTGGTCATCGTGCTCGACCAGTTGCCCAAGCTGCTGGGCACTCACATCGACAAAGGCGGCTTCCTGCACAACCTGGTGGCCACGGTCCAGAGCGTCGGCCATGCCTCGCTGCCGACCGTGGCGGTCGGTGTGTTCATGGTCCTGCTGCTGGTGGGCATGAAGCGTTTTACGCCCCGGCTGCCCGCCCCATTGATTGCAGTGGCGCTTGGCATCATTGGCATGAACCTGTTTGGCCTGGAGCGCTTTGGTGTGTCCGCCGTCGGCGTGGTGCCGATCGGGTTGCCCACGCCGACCCTGCCGGTATGGTCGATGGTCGAGACCCTGTGGTCCTCGGCGATGGGTATCGCGCTGATGAGTTTCACCGAAACCATCGCGGCGGGGCGCGCTTTCGCCCGCAGTGACGAGCCCGCGCCACAACCGAACCGGGAGCTGCTGGCCACAGGCGTTGCCAACATCGGCGGTGCGTTTCTCGGGGCCATGGTCGCCGGAGGCGGGACCACCCAGACGGCGGTGAACCGCTTGGCCGGCGCCCGTTCGCAACTGGCCGCACTGGTCACCGCTGCACTGGCACTGGGCACTTGCCTGCTGCTGGCACCGCTCATTGGCCTGATGCCCAATGCCACGCTCGCCGCCGTGGTGATCGTGTATTCGGTGGGCCTGATCGAACCGGCGGAATTTCGCGAGATCCTGTCGGTTCGTCGTACCGAATTTGCCTGGGCCGTGGTGGCCATGATCGGCGTGATACTGCTGGGCACGCTGCAAGGGATCGTCGTGGCGATCATCGTCTCGTTGCTGGCCCTGGCCTATCAGGTCTCGGACCCGCCCGTGCATGTCCTGGGACGCAAGCCCGGCACCAATGTCTATCGCCCGCAGGCCACCGACCACGCAGACGACGAACACTTTGACGGGCTGCTGTTGCTCAGGCCTGAAGGGCGGGTGTTCTTCGCCAATGCCGAGCGCATCGCCGACAAGATCCGGCCGCTGATCGACGAGGCGAACCCCAAGGTCGTGGTCCTGGACCTGCGCAGCGTGTTCGACCTGGAATACACCGCGCTGAAAATGCTCACCGGGGCGGAACAGCAACTGCAGGAAAAAGGCATTTCATTGTGGCTGGTGGGCATGAGCCCGAGCGTATGGGAAATGGTCATCAAGGCACCCCTGGGCCATAGGCTGGGCGAGGCGCGCATGTTCCTGAACCTGGAACTGGCGGTTGAACATTATCAGCGCAGTCGACGCTGA
- a CDS encoding cupin domain-containing protein, which produces MDTGSRLKLVRESYKMSQRELARRSGVTNATISLIEQNRVSPSVSSLKKLLEGIPMSLADFFTFDQPPREHQYVFRANEQPDLGRHGLRLLLIGASVPSRQMRLLREQYAPGASSGEEPIVHSEGEECGLVTRGTVELTVDGQVSVLNAGDGYYFPTTLPHRFRNIGADEAEIISANTPANF; this is translated from the coding sequence ATGGACACGGGCTCACGACTCAAATTAGTACGCGAAAGCTACAAAATGTCCCAGCGCGAGCTGGCCCGGCGTAGCGGCGTCACCAATGCAACCATCTCCCTGATCGAACAGAATCGGGTCAGTCCTTCCGTCAGCTCCCTGAAGAAATTGCTGGAGGGCATCCCCATGTCCCTGGCCGACTTCTTCACCTTCGATCAGCCACCGCGCGAACACCAGTACGTCTTCCGCGCCAACGAACAGCCCGACCTTGGCCGCCATGGCCTGCGCCTGCTGCTGATCGGCGCGTCCGTGCCAAGCCGGCAGATGCGCTTGCTGCGCGAGCAATACGCACCGGGCGCCAGCTCGGGCGAAGAGCCGATCGTGCATTCCGAAGGCGAGGAGTGTGGGTTGGTGACACGGGGCACCGTGGAATTGACCGTGGATGGCCAAGTGAGTGTGCTCAACGCCGGGGATGGCTATTACTTCCCGACGACCTTGCCGCACCGGTTTCGCAATATCGGGGCGGATGAAGCGGAAATCATCAGCGCCAACACACCGGCGAACTTCTGA
- a CDS encoding anti-virulence regulator CigR family protein, which translates to MFRTRSLIAAVTCLTLVCGSVTALADPGNGQGSGKVTHGNQGQGNQGGHGNKNKSSGGGGDWSNGPSINRSSVLEIIGVNTGYWSPGPDLPPGIQKNLARGKPLPPGIAKKLDGRLVGRLPHYDGYEWQQVGTDLILVALATGLVYEILNGAFD; encoded by the coding sequence ATGTTCAGGACTCGATCATTGATTGCAGCTGTTACCTGTTTGACTCTGGTCTGCGGCTCGGTGACGGCGCTGGCTGATCCCGGTAATGGCCAGGGTAGCGGGAAGGTCACCCATGGCAACCAGGGCCAGGGCAACCAGGGTGGTCATGGCAACAAGAACAAAAGTTCCGGCGGCGGTGGGGACTGGAGCAATGGCCCGAGCATCAACCGGAGCAGCGTGCTCGAGATCATTGGCGTGAATACCGGCTACTGGAGCCCCGGACCCGACTTGCCACCGGGTATTCAAAAGAATCTTGCCCGAGGCAAACCACTTCCACCTGGCATCGCCAAAAAACTGGATGGCCGACTGGTCGGCAGGCTGCCCCACTATGATGGCTACGAATGGCAGCAAGTCGGCACGGACCTGATCCTGGTTGCGCTGGCCACCGGGCTTGTCTATGAAATTCTCAACGGTGCGTTTGATTAA
- a CDS encoding AraC family transcriptional regulator: MSCDDFGALFSNLFGNLYSDSAPPPKNIIIGGVYGRHEGVSFRRMHYRGDFTVAFPAPLDEITFVIPTAGKIIFNHVTESVGFARIGLAIDKAEVRSASFVDNHAQHGISISRALITERLSMLLGKPILQKVCFEPVVDLSVPALQGIKALVNMATGTEFDLLINTGSLMPSRLREMLVDAVLEAWPHNFTEALQRPSPLLAPRHVKLAVEYVQEHPEHLASGTELAQLTNVSLRALQEGFQRFMGTSIVAYQRQVRLERAFAALSQEVSPSVTDVALQHGFSNVGRFCQYFQSAYGISPADVRKGLRTRPMATN, from the coding sequence ATGAGCTGCGACGACTTTGGCGCGTTGTTCTCGAACCTGTTCGGCAACCTCTATTCCGACTCTGCGCCGCCGCCGAAAAACATCATCATCGGCGGGGTCTACGGCCGGCACGAAGGTGTCAGTTTTCGTCGCATGCACTATCGCGGTGACTTCACGGTGGCTTTCCCCGCCCCCCTTGATGAAATCACGTTTGTCATTCCCACCGCCGGCAAGATCATCTTCAACCACGTCACCGAATCGGTAGGCTTCGCCCGGATCGGCCTGGCGATCGACAAGGCCGAGGTTCGCTCGGCGAGCTTTGTCGACAATCATGCGCAGCACGGGATTTCGATCAGCCGGGCGCTGATCACCGAACGACTGTCGATGTTGCTGGGCAAGCCGATCCTGCAAAAAGTCTGTTTTGAGCCCGTGGTGGATCTGAGCGTACCAGCCTTGCAGGGCATCAAGGCGCTGGTGAACATGGCCACCGGAACCGAATTCGACCTGCTGATCAACACAGGTTCGCTGATGCCTTCGCGCCTTCGCGAAATGCTGGTCGATGCGGTGCTGGAAGCCTGGCCGCACAACTTCACCGAAGCCCTTCAACGCCCTTCCCCACTGTTAGCGCCACGGCATGTGAAGCTGGCCGTCGAGTACGTTCAGGAGCACCCCGAGCACCTGGCCAGCGGCACCGAGCTGGCGCAATTGACCAACGTCAGCCTGCGTGCATTGCAGGAAGGTTTTCAGCGTTTCATGGGCACTTCGATCGTTGCCTATCAGCGCCAGGTACGCCTGGAGCGCGCCTTTGCCGCGCTGTCCCAGGAGGTGTCGCCGTCGGTGACAGACGTGGCCTTGCAACACGGCTTCAGCAATGTCGGCCGGTTTTGCCAGTATTTCCAGAGTGCCTACGGCATCAGTCCCGCAGACGTGAGAAAGGGCCTGCGAACGCGGCCGATGGCGACCAATTGA
- the speF gene encoding ornithine decarboxylase SpeF, whose amino-acid sequence MKDLKIAASEGASACFLNAREVVPLSHTDFTDVAVAVVSVNDVLAGSLDTIQRTGFDIPIFLVASPGTSTHPREVYKHLNDVLLQVNGIFDLSPSNVEYHGNQLETAAKAYEASLLPPFFDSLKHYTEAANATFACPGHQGGQFFRKHPAGRQFFDFFGETLFRADMCNADVKLGDLLIHEGPALLAQKHAAQVFNADKTYFVLNGTSASNKVVTNALLTPGDLVLFDRNNHKSNHQGALLQAGATPVYLETARNPYGFIGGIDAHCFDEDYLRELIAEVAPDKAQLPRPFRLAIIQLGTYDGTIYNARQVVDRIGKLCDYILFDSAWVGYEQFIPMMKDCSPLLLDLDENDPGIFVTQSVHKQQAGFSQASQVHKKDRHIKGQARYCNHHRLNNAFMAQASTSPFYPLFASLDVNARIHSGRSGLRLWEDCVKFGIEARKLILEACTMVRPFVPYSIEGRAWEDYPTEEIANDIRFFEFHPKDRWHAFAGYAEKQYFIDPCKLLFTTPGIDPVDGSYTDFGIHAGILANFLRENGIVPEKCDLNSILFLLTPAEDWAKMTHLAAQIARFERFISDDAPMSRVLPAIYAQHQERYRNYTIRQLCQEMHDLYRHHNVQQLQKDMFRKEHFPKKAMNPQQAQIEYIRGNVELVALAQADGRIAAEGALPYPPGVLCVVPGEIWGGAVLKYFLALEEGINRLPGFTPELQGVYLKQEGGRTRAYGYVIKA is encoded by the coding sequence ATGAAAGACCTGAAAATCGCCGCCAGTGAAGGCGCATCCGCCTGTTTCCTGAATGCCCGGGAGGTGGTCCCGCTCAGTCACACCGATTTCACCGACGTCGCCGTGGCCGTGGTGTCGGTCAATGATGTGCTGGCCGGATCCCTCGACACCATTCAGCGCACCGGGTTTGATATCCCGATTTTCCTGGTGGCGTCCCCCGGCACCAGCACCCACCCCCGGGAAGTCTACAAACACCTCAATGACGTGCTGCTGCAAGTGAACGGCATCTTCGACCTGTCCCCCAGCAACGTCGAATACCACGGCAACCAACTGGAGACCGCCGCCAAGGCCTACGAAGCAAGCCTGCTGCCGCCGTTCTTCGACTCGCTCAAACACTACACCGAGGCGGCCAACGCGACCTTTGCCTGCCCCGGTCACCAGGGCGGCCAGTTCTTTCGCAAGCACCCGGCCGGTCGGCAGTTTTTCGACTTCTTCGGCGAGACGCTGTTTCGCGCCGACATGTGCAACGCCGACGTCAAGCTCGGCGACCTGCTGATCCACGAAGGCCCGGCACTGCTGGCGCAGAAACACGCCGCGCAGGTGTTCAATGCGGACAAGACCTACTTCGTGCTCAACGGCACCTCGGCCTCGAACAAGGTGGTGACCAACGCGCTGTTGACCCCCGGCGACCTGGTGCTGTTCGACCGCAACAACCACAAATCCAATCACCAGGGCGCGTTGCTGCAGGCCGGTGCCACGCCGGTGTATCTGGAAACCGCGCGCAACCCCTACGGCTTCATCGGCGGCATCGACGCCCACTGTTTCGACGAAGACTACCTGCGCGAGCTGATCGCCGAAGTCGCCCCGGACAAGGCCCAGTTGCCGCGGCCGTTCCGCCTGGCGATCATTCAACTGGGCACCTATGACGGCACCATCTACAACGCCCGGCAAGTGGTCGACCGCATCGGCAAGCTGTGCGACTACATCCTGTTCGACTCGGCGTGGGTCGGCTACGAGCAGTTCATCCCGATGATGAAGGACTGCTCGCCGCTGTTGCTGGACCTCGACGAGAACGACCCGGGCATCTTCGTCACCCAGTCGGTGCACAAACAGCAGGCGGGTTTTTCCCAGGCTTCCCAGGTGCACAAGAAGGACCGCCACATCAAAGGCCAGGCGCGCTATTGCAACCATCACCGGCTCAACAACGCGTTCATGGCCCAGGCGTCCACCAGCCCGTTCTACCCGCTGTTCGCCTCGCTGGATGTGAATGCGCGCATCCACTCCGGCCGCAGCGGCCTGCGCCTGTGGGAAGACTGCGTGAAGTTCGGCATCGAAGCGCGCAAGTTGATCCTCGAAGCCTGCACCATGGTCCGCCCGTTCGTGCCGTACAGCATTGAAGGGCGTGCGTGGGAAGACTATCCCACGGAAGAAATCGCCAACGACATCCGCTTCTTCGAGTTCCATCCCAAGGATCGCTGGCACGCCTTTGCCGGCTACGCCGAGAAGCAGTACTTCATCGACCCGTGCAAGTTGCTGTTCACCACGCCGGGCATCGACCCGGTGGACGGCAGCTACACCGACTTCGGCATTCACGCCGGCATCCTGGCCAACTTCCTGCGCGAGAACGGCATCGTCCCGGAAAAGTGCGACCTCAACTCGATCCTGTTCCTGCTCACGCCGGCCGAAGACTGGGCGAAGATGACCCACCTGGCGGCGCAAATCGCCCGCTTCGAACGCTTCATCAGCGATGACGCGCCGATGAGCCGGGTGCTGCCGGCCATCTACGCGCAGCATCAGGAGCGCTATCGCAACTACACCATTCGCCAGCTCTGCCAGGAAATGCACGATCTGTATCGCCATCACAACGTGCAGCAGTTGCAGAAGGACATGTTCCGCAAGGAACACTTCCCGAAAAAGGCCATGAACCCACAGCAAGCGCAAATCGAGTACATCCGCGGCAACGTCGAACTGGTGGCGCTGGCGCAGGCCGACGGGCGCATTGCCGCCGAGGGCGCGTTGCCTTATCCGCCGGGCGTCTTGTGCGTGGTACCGGGTGAGATCTGGGGCGGCGCCGTACTGAAGTACTTCCTGGCCCTGGAAGAAGGCATCAACCGCTTGCCCGGTTTCACGCCGGAGTTGCAAGGGGTGTACCTGAAGCAGGAAGGCGGTCGTACCCGGGCGTATGGGTACGTGATCAAGGCCTGA
- a CDS encoding FAD-binding oxidoreductase has protein sequence MKQNSSTQQHVNSYYAATRNFTGDFPVLEGAVDCDVCVIGAGYTGLSSALFLAEAGYSVTVLEAAKVGFGASGRNGGQLVNSYSRDVDVIEERYGDKTAEILGSMIFEGADIIRQRIQHYDIQCDYRPGGIFAAMNKKQLKGLAEQKKSWERYGNKNLKMLDAADIKREVGSDAYVGGLLDMQGGHIHPLNLALGEASAIIGLGGKIYEQSAAVEITYGEPITVRTAKGVVKAKYLLIAGNAYLPQGLDNRVTSKSMPCGSQIVVTEPLSEKQARSLIKNNYCVEDCNYLLDYYRLTADNRLLYGGGVVYGAREPDDIEQLIRPKILKTFPQLKDVKIDYRWTGNFLLTMSRMPQFGRIEKNAYYMQGYSGHGVTCSHLAGKLISEMIRGDAERFDAFASLPHMPMIGGRTFSAPLTALGAVYYSLRDRFGI, from the coding sequence ATGAAACAGAACTCTTCAACACAACAGCATGTAAACAGCTACTACGCCGCCACCCGCAACTTCACCGGCGATTTCCCGGTGCTCGAAGGGGCGGTGGACTGCGACGTCTGCGTGATCGGCGCCGGCTACACCGGCCTGTCCTCGGCCCTGTTCCTCGCTGAAGCGGGCTACAGCGTGACCGTGCTCGAAGCGGCCAAAGTCGGTTTCGGCGCCAGCGGTCGCAACGGCGGCCAACTGGTCAACTCCTACAGCCGCGACGTCGATGTCATCGAAGAGCGCTACGGCGACAAGACTGCCGAAATCCTCGGCAGCATGATTTTCGAAGGCGCCGACATCATCCGTCAGCGCATACAGCACTACGACATCCAGTGCGACTACCGCCCCGGCGGCATCTTCGCGGCGATGAACAAGAAGCAACTCAAGGGCCTGGCCGAGCAGAAGAAGAGCTGGGAACGCTATGGCAACAAGAACCTGAAAATGCTCGACGCGGCCGACATCAAGCGCGAAGTCGGTTCCGATGCCTACGTCGGCGGCCTGCTGGACATGCAGGGCGGCCACATTCACCCGCTGAACCTGGCCCTCGGTGAGGCTTCGGCGATCATTGGCCTGGGCGGCAAGATCTACGAGCAATCGGCGGCGGTGGAAATCACCTACGGCGAACCGATCACTGTGCGCACTGCAAAAGGCGTGGTGAAGGCCAAGTACCTGCTGATCGCCGGTAATGCCTACCTGCCGCAGGGCCTGGACAACCGCGTGACCAGCAAGAGCATGCCGTGCGGTTCGCAGATCGTCGTCACCGAGCCGTTGTCGGAAAAGCAGGCCCGCAGCCTGATCAAGAACAACTACTGCGTCGAAGACTGCAACTACCTGCTCGACTACTACCGCCTGACCGCCGACAACCGCCTGCTGTACGGCGGTGGCGTGGTCTACGGTGCGCGCGAGCCGGACGACATCGAACAACTGATCCGCCCGAAGATCCTCAAGACCTTCCCGCAATTGAAGGACGTGAAGATCGATTACCGCTGGACCGGCAACTTCCTGCTGACCATGTCGCGCATGCCGCAATTCGGCCGTATCGAGAAGAACGCCTACTACATGCAGGGCTACAGCGGCCACGGCGTCACCTGTTCGCACCTGGCTGGCAAACTGATCTCGGAAATGATCCGTGGCGACGCCGAGCGCTTCGACGCGTTTGCCTCGCTGCCGCACATGCCAATGATCGGCGGGCGCACCTTCTCGGCCCCGTTGACCGCCCTCGGCGCCGTGTACTACTCGCTGCGTGACCGTTTTGGCATCTAA
- the ppk2 gene encoding polyphosphate kinase 2, whose amino-acid sequence MAKKKAATKSKPVESGKLKNKVYLEELAQLHVEMVKLQEWVQHTGAKVCIIFEGRDGAGKGGTIKALTERVSPRVFRVMALPAPTEREKSQMYVQRYLPHLPAAGEVVIFDRSWYNRAGVERVMGFCTDEQVRNFLTVVPRVEQALVESGIILIKYWLEVSQEEQTRRLKERITDGRKIWKLSPMDLKSYNRWYDYSRARDDMFEATDTEFAPWRVANSNDKRRARLNIINDVLSSIPYEEVPRAKVKLPKRQSPGNYRDPNYPFKFIAEKF is encoded by the coding sequence ATGGCGAAGAAGAAGGCCGCAACCAAAAGCAAACCGGTTGAAAGCGGCAAGCTCAAGAACAAGGTGTATCTCGAGGAGCTGGCGCAGCTGCATGTCGAGATGGTCAAGCTGCAGGAGTGGGTGCAGCACACGGGGGCCAAGGTCTGCATCATCTTCGAGGGCCGCGATGGCGCCGGCAAAGGCGGGACCATCAAGGCGCTCACCGAGCGGGTCAGTCCGCGAGTGTTCCGGGTAATGGCGCTGCCGGCGCCGACCGAGCGGGAAAAAAGCCAGATGTATGTGCAGCGTTATCTGCCGCACCTGCCAGCGGCCGGCGAAGTGGTGATCTTCGATCGCAGCTGGTACAACCGCGCCGGAGTTGAGCGGGTCATGGGCTTTTGCACCGATGAGCAGGTGCGCAATTTTCTCACCGTGGTGCCGCGCGTCGAGCAGGCACTGGTGGAATCGGGAATCATCCTGATCAAATACTGGCTTGAAGTGAGCCAGGAAGAACAGACCCGACGCCTCAAGGAGCGTATCACCGACGGGCGCAAGATCTGGAAGCTGTCGCCCATGGACCTCAAGTCCTATAACCGCTGGTACGACTACTCCCGTGCCCGGGACGACATGTTCGAGGCCACCGACACCGAATTCGCCCCGTGGCGGGTCGCCAACTCGAATGACAAGCGACGGGCGCGACTGAACATCATCAACGATGTGTTGAGCAGCATTCCCTACGAGGAAGTACCGCGGGCGAAAGTGAAACTGCCCAAGCGCCAAAGTCCCGGCAACTATCGGGATCCGAACTATCCGTTCAAGTTCATCGCGGAAAAATTCTAG